In one window of Frigoriglobus tundricola DNA:
- a CDS encoding ABC-F family ATP-binding cassette domain-containing protein: MLLLSCTNVSRGYGATPLFDGVEFEIHAGERVGFVGPNGAGKTTLLRILAGLDEPDSGKVTLHAGARLGLLQQVAEFPTGRTLFEEAKSAFDELLAMQREFERVAEELATSTDAVKHRQLSEKFDRLTEVLRHHDAFELDHKVEGVLAGLGFRAADFGRDANTFSGGQQRRLLLAKLLLSAPDVMLLDEPSNHLDIGTTRWLENYLAQQPEGMLVVSHDRYFLDKVTNKTFELHARKITSFPGSFKQYVRLRDEKYERELKEFEAQREYIEKQEEYIRRAHYGQLAKQAQSRVKVLDKIERLEKPTKVSGPDIAFSEVARSGDIVFHAEDLTKRYGDKVLFDKLSFDLPRGKRLGIMGANGCGKTTLLKILLGEEEPTSGEVHRGHLVFPGYLDQHLAILDPEKSVMRAVWPDDDPQQTEQKMRDLLGSFGLQGEIVEHPIKSLSGGERSRAALAKLTVNGANLLILDEPTNHLDIWACDSLEQALKAFEGTCIVVSHDRYFLNRVADLMIVFKGEPPAGSPVPPPGFADGTTEVVYGNYDTYELLRQAREQADKAGGKREPTGEATSGRRSGAAEASGDAKPAKRKRKFPYRKVPDLEADIAATEQKIADLETALQSPDVYRDATRVRDTMTELEKAKDALAQLYQHWEEAVELNG, encoded by the coding sequence ATGCTCCTCCTTTCCTGCACGAACGTGTCCCGCGGGTACGGCGCGACCCCGCTGTTCGATGGCGTGGAGTTCGAGATCCACGCCGGCGAGCGGGTCGGGTTCGTCGGCCCCAACGGGGCCGGCAAGACGACGCTGCTCCGCATCCTCGCCGGCCTCGACGAGCCCGACTCCGGCAAGGTGACCCTGCACGCCGGCGCGCGGCTCGGGCTGCTCCAGCAGGTCGCCGAGTTCCCCACCGGCCGCACCCTCTTCGAGGAGGCGAAGTCCGCGTTCGACGAACTGCTCGCCATGCAGCGCGAGTTCGAGCGCGTGGCCGAGGAACTCGCGACGAGTACCGACGCGGTCAAGCACCGGCAACTGAGCGAGAAGTTCGACCGCCTCACCGAGGTGCTCCGGCACCACGACGCGTTCGAGCTGGACCACAAGGTCGAGGGCGTGCTCGCGGGCCTGGGGTTCCGGGCCGCCGACTTCGGCCGCGACGCCAACACCTTCTCCGGCGGCCAGCAGCGCCGGCTGCTGCTCGCGAAGCTGCTCCTGTCCGCCCCGGACGTGATGCTGCTCGACGAGCCGAGTAACCACCTCGACATCGGCACCACCCGCTGGCTCGAGAACTACCTGGCGCAGCAGCCCGAGGGGATGCTCGTCGTCAGCCACGACCGCTACTTCCTCGACAAGGTGACGAACAAGACGTTCGAGCTGCACGCGCGGAAGATCACGAGCTTCCCCGGGAGCTTCAAGCAGTACGTGCGCCTGCGCGACGAGAAGTACGAGCGCGAGCTAAAGGAGTTCGAGGCGCAGCGGGAGTACATCGAGAAGCAGGAGGAGTACATCCGCCGGGCGCACTACGGGCAGCTCGCCAAGCAGGCGCAGTCGCGGGTGAAGGTGCTCGACAAGATCGAGCGCCTGGAGAAGCCGACGAAGGTGAGCGGCCCCGACATCGCGTTCAGCGAGGTGGCCCGGTCCGGCGACATCGTGTTCCACGCGGAAGACCTGACCAAGCGCTACGGCGACAAGGTGCTCTTCGACAAGCTGAGCTTCGACCTGCCCCGCGGCAAGCGCCTCGGCATCATGGGCGCGAACGGCTGCGGCAAGACGACGCTCCTGAAGATCCTTCTGGGTGAGGAGGAGCCGACGAGCGGCGAGGTCCACCGCGGGCACCTCGTGTTCCCGGGCTACCTGGACCAGCACCTCGCGATCCTCGACCCCGAAAAGAGCGTGATGCGGGCGGTGTGGCCGGACGACGACCCGCAGCAGACCGAGCAGAAGATGCGCGACCTGCTCGGCAGCTTCGGGCTCCAGGGCGAGATCGTCGAGCACCCGATCAAGTCGCTCTCCGGCGGCGAGCGGTCGCGGGCGGCGCTCGCGAAGCTCACCGTGAACGGCGCGAACCTGCTGATCCTCGACGAGCCGACCAACCACCTCGACATCTGGGCCTGCGACTCGCTCGAGCAGGCGCTCAAGGCGTTCGAGGGCACCTGCATCGTGGTGAGCCACGACCGGTACTTCCTGAACCGGGTGGCGGACCTCATGATCGTTTTCAAGGGGGAACCCCCCGCGGGTTCCCCCGTCCCCCCTCCTGGTTTCGCCGACGGCACCACCGAAGTCGTCTACGGCAACTACGACACCTACGAGCTGTTGCGCCAGGCCCGCGAGCAGGCCGATAAGGCCGGCGGGAAGCGCGAACCGACCGGCGAGGCGACCTCCGGGCGCCGGTCCGGGGCCGCGGAAGCGTCCGGCGACGCCAAGCCCGCGAAGCGCAAACGGAAGTTCCCCTACCGCAAGGTGCCGGACCTCGAAGCGGACATCGCCGCCACCGAGCAGAAGATCGCGGACCTGGAGACCGCGCTCCAATCGCCCGACGTGTACCGCGACGCGACCCGCGTGCGCGACACGATGACCGAGCTGGAGAAGGCCAAGGACGCGCTCGCGCAGTTGTACCAGCACTGGGAAGAGGCGGTAGAATTAAACGGGTAG
- a CDS encoding STM4013/SEN3800 family hydrolase has protein sequence MLNVSRLVGTHDVLLVTLDTLRYDVAARLHAGGRTPFLSAVLPDGGWERRHTPGSFTFAAHAAFFAGFLPTPAAPGRHPRPFALRFPGSETTAPETAVFDAPDIVAGFRGRGYHTLCVGGVGFFNKLTPLGGVLPGLFDESYWAPELGVTDPRSTENQVRLLLGRVAEHPPLRRVFAFLNVSAVHQPNRFYLPGAADDTIESHAAALEYADAHLGRLFAGLRTRGPWLVVICSDHGTAYGEDGYTGHRLAHPSVWNVPYAEFVLNHSTDAPTEPVEKRENE, from the coding sequence ATGTTGAACGTGAGTCGCCTGGTCGGCACGCACGACGTGCTGCTCGTCACCCTCGACACGCTCCGGTACGACGTGGCCGCCCGGCTCCACGCGGGCGGGCGCACCCCGTTCTTATCGGCCGTCCTGCCGGACGGCGGGTGGGAACGGCGGCACACGCCGGGCAGCTTCACGTTCGCCGCGCACGCCGCCTTCTTCGCCGGGTTCCTCCCCACGCCCGCCGCACCGGGCCGCCACCCGCGTCCGTTCGCGCTCCGGTTCCCCGGCAGCGAAACGACCGCGCCGGAAACGGCCGTCTTTGATGCGCCCGATATTGTCGCGGGCTTCCGGGGCCGCGGCTATCACACGCTCTGCGTCGGCGGGGTCGGGTTCTTCAACAAGCTCACGCCGCTGGGCGGCGTGCTGCCGGGACTGTTCGACGAGAGCTACTGGGCGCCGGAACTCGGCGTCACCGATCCGCGCTCGACCGAAAACCAGGTGCGCCTCCTGCTCGGGCGCGTCGCCGAACACCCGCCACTGCGGCGGGTGTTCGCGTTCCTCAACGTGTCCGCCGTTCACCAGCCGAACCGCTTCTACCTGCCCGGGGCCGCGGACGATACCATCGAGTCGCACGCGGCGGCGCTCGAGTACGCGGACGCGCACCTCGGCCGGCTGTTCGCGGGGCTGCGCACGCGCGGGCCGTGGCTGGTCGTCATCTGTTCGGACCACGGCACCGCGTACGGCGAGGACGGGTACACCGGGCACCGTCTGGCACACCCCTCTGTGTGGAACGTGCCCTATGCTGAATTTGTCCTGAACCATTCCACGGACGCGCCGACGGAGCCGGTCGAGAAACGGGAGAACGAATGA
- a CDS encoding STM4012 family radical SAM protein, with product MTATEPHPVLRGSPYRAYVYAYPHKTAYRSFAPRALRDVWAGDPRDALFLYVHVPFCTMRCGFCNLFTTANPKPDLVTFYLDALRRQAEAVREALPDARFTQMAIGGGTPTYLSESELAELFDIVASVTGAGADATPAGVEVSPDTLTPGKVALLGARGVDRVSIGVQSFIEAEAANSGRPQSRTDVDAALTLLAGAGFGTVNIDLIYGLPGQTVETWLYSLRAALRYEPEELYLYPLYVRPLTALGQSHKEWDDTRLACYREARDVLLAAGYEQVSMRMFRTRNAERGTRSENPESARNAERGTRSESREPASFIPRSAFRAPPLRYCCQDDGMVGLGCGARSYTRSLHYALDYAVRPKSVKGIIADYLARTRAELATADHGFALDDGERRRRYLLQSVLNVEGLDVARYVARFGCDPAADFPDLHVFEEAGLVVLERVPREGTTHRTWRPTPLGLERSDALGPWFISDRVRTLMAGYEAK from the coding sequence ATGACCGCGACCGAGCCCCACCCGGTGCTACGCGGCAGCCCGTACCGGGCCTACGTGTACGCCTATCCGCACAAAACCGCGTACCGATCCTTCGCCCCGCGTGCGCTGCGTGACGTGTGGGCCGGTGACCCGCGCGACGCACTGTTCCTGTACGTTCACGTGCCGTTCTGCACCATGCGGTGCGGGTTCTGTAACCTGTTCACCACCGCCAACCCGAAGCCGGATCTCGTCACCTTCTATCTGGACGCCCTGCGCCGACAGGCCGAAGCCGTGCGGGAAGCGCTGCCGGACGCGCGGTTCACTCAGATGGCGATCGGCGGCGGCACCCCGACGTACCTGAGCGAATCGGAACTGGCCGAGCTATTCGACATCGTCGCGAGCGTGACGGGCGCCGGTGCGGACGCGACCCCCGCCGGCGTGGAGGTGTCGCCGGACACGCTCACGCCGGGGAAAGTGGCGCTACTCGGGGCGCGCGGAGTGGACCGCGTGAGCATCGGGGTGCAGTCGTTCATCGAAGCGGAGGCCGCGAACTCCGGCCGACCGCAATCGCGCACCGACGTGGACGCCGCGCTGACGCTGCTCGCGGGGGCGGGCTTCGGTACAGTCAACATCGACCTCATCTACGGGTTGCCCGGCCAGACGGTCGAAACGTGGCTGTACTCGCTCCGCGCCGCGCTCCGCTATGAGCCCGAGGAACTGTACCTGTACCCGCTGTACGTCCGCCCGCTGACCGCACTGGGCCAGTCGCACAAGGAGTGGGACGACACCCGGCTCGCGTGCTACCGCGAGGCCCGCGACGTCCTGCTCGCCGCGGGCTACGAGCAGGTGTCCATGCGGATGTTCCGAACGCGGAACGCGGAACGCGGAACGCGGAGTGAAAACCCAGAATCAGCGCGGAATGCGGAGCGCGGAACGCGGAGTGAAAGCCGGGAGCCTGCGTCTTTCATTCCGCGTTCCGCGTTCCGCGCTCCGCCCTTGAGGTATTGCTGCCAGGACGACGGAATGGTCGGGCTGGGCTGCGGCGCGCGGTCGTACACGCGGAGTTTGCATTACGCGCTCGACTACGCCGTCCGGCCGAAGAGTGTGAAGGGCATCATCGCCGATTACCTCGCGCGGACCCGCGCCGAACTGGCGACCGCGGACCACGGGTTCGCCCTCGACGACGGCGAACGGCGCCGGCGCTACCTGCTCCAGTCGGTTCTGAACGTCGAAGGTCTGGACGTGGCCCGGTACGTCGCGCGGTTCGGCTGCGACCCGGCCGCCGATTTCCCCGATCTGCACGTGTTCGAGGAGGCGGGACTGGTGGTGCTCGAACGCGTACCACGAGAGGGAACCACCCACCGAACGTGGCGCCCGACGCCGCTCGGGCTGGAGCGCTCCGACGCGCTCGGTCCGTGGTTCATCTCGGACCGCGTGCGCACCCTTATGGCGGGGTACGAAGCGAAATGA
- a CDS encoding STM4011 family radical SAM protein has protein sequence MNLSILYRGPLSSCNYGCDYCPFAKHTETAEELAHDRACLERFVAWAGTRGTASLGVLFTPWGEALVRKWYQSALAALTRMPHVTKAAIQTNLSCKLDWVEECDKAKLALWCTFHPSETTRERFLAKCRELLDRGVRFSVGVVGLKEHFAEIEALRRELPSDVYLWVNAYKRGRGKEPTPSPSVRSPALSAELLAGRGKGGEQALRISTASGGLQEAPRAFTPLPLGRGAGGVGSLGRGLLYYTPEMVADLTRIDPLFPVNDTYHASRGEACRAGQSVISVDGDGTVRRCHFIKEPIGNIYAADFDACLRERPCTNDTCGCHIGYVHLDRLKLYDTFGDGVLERIPLGYR, from the coding sequence ATGAACCTGTCGATTTTGTACCGCGGGCCGCTGTCGAGTTGCAACTACGGGTGCGACTACTGCCCGTTCGCGAAGCACACCGAAACGGCCGAGGAGCTCGCCCACGACCGCGCCTGTCTGGAGCGATTCGTCGCGTGGGCGGGCACGCGCGGGACCGCCTCACTCGGGGTGCTGTTCACACCCTGGGGCGAGGCACTGGTCCGCAAGTGGTACCAGTCCGCGCTCGCGGCCCTCACGCGGATGCCGCACGTCACCAAGGCCGCGATCCAGACGAACCTCTCGTGCAAGCTCGACTGGGTGGAGGAGTGCGACAAGGCGAAGCTCGCGCTGTGGTGTACGTTTCACCCGTCCGAAACCACACGCGAACGGTTCCTGGCGAAGTGTCGCGAACTGCTCGACCGCGGGGTGCGGTTCAGCGTCGGCGTGGTGGGCTTGAAGGAACACTTCGCGGAGATCGAGGCGCTGCGCCGCGAACTGCCGTCGGACGTGTACCTGTGGGTGAACGCGTACAAGCGCGGGCGAGGCAAAGAACCCACCCCCAGCCCCTCGGTTCGCTCCCCGGCCCTGTCAGCGGAGCTTCTCGCGGGCCGGGGGAAGGGAGGGGAGCAAGCCCTCCGGATCTCTACCGCATCAGGAGGGCTCCAGGAGGCTCCGCGCGCGTTCACCCCCCTCCCTTTAGGGAGGGGGGCTGGGGGGGTGGGTTCTTTGGGGCGCGGTCTTCTTTACTATACCCCCGAAATGGTCGCAGACCTCACGCGCATCGACCCGCTGTTCCCGGTGAACGACACGTACCACGCGAGCCGGGGCGAGGCGTGTCGGGCGGGGCAAAGCGTCATCTCGGTCGATGGCGACGGCACCGTGCGGCGGTGCCACTTCATCAAGGAGCCGATCGGCAACATCTACGCCGCGGACTTCGACGCGTGCCTGCGCGAGCGCCCGTGTACCAACGACACCTGCGGCTGCCACATCGGCTACGTCCACCTCGACCGGCTCAAGTTGTACGACACGTTCGGGGACGGCGTGCTGGAACGAATCCCACTCGGCTACCGGTGA